A single region of the uncultured Flavobacterium sp. genome encodes:
- a CDS encoding 5-(carboxyamino)imidazole ribonucleotide synthase — MNYFSSDFKLGILGGGQLGKMLLFDTRKFDIQTYVLDPSDEAPSKIACNKFFQGDLMDYETVYNFGKQVDVLTFEIELVNLEALTQLENEGLKIYPSPKTLKGIQNKGIQKQFYAENNIPTAPFERFENLEKLKSSVTSNGVEMPFVWKCTEFGYDGNGVKVIRQISDLDTLPNVECIAETMIPFKNELAVIVCRNPSGEIKTYPVVEMEFHPEANQVEYVICPARIDDKVAEKARAIALNVSEKFNHVGLLAVEMFQTNDDEILVNEVAPRPHNSGHYSIEASYTSQFENHLRAILDLPLGNTDSKVAGIMVNLVGAEGFSGDVVYQNIETILGWNGVTPHIYGKKQTRPFRKMGHVTIVNENMAEARRIAEDVKNTIRVISN, encoded by the coding sequence ATGAATTATTTTTCTTCTGATTTTAAATTAGGAATATTAGGTGGAGGACAATTAGGCAAAATGCTTTTATTCGACACCAGAAAATTTGATATACAAACTTATGTTTTAGATCCGAGTGATGAAGCTCCGAGTAAAATTGCCTGCAATAAATTCTTCCAAGGCGATTTAATGGATTATGAAACAGTTTATAATTTTGGAAAACAAGTTGATGTTCTGACATTTGAAATCGAATTGGTCAATCTTGAAGCATTAACTCAGCTGGAAAATGAGGGACTAAAAATATATCCTTCTCCAAAAACCTTAAAAGGAATTCAGAATAAAGGAATCCAAAAGCAATTTTACGCAGAAAATAATATTCCAACCGCACCATTTGAAAGATTTGAAAATTTAGAAAAATTGAAATCTTCTGTCACATCGAACGGAGTCGAGATGCCATTTGTATGGAAATGTACGGAGTTTGGCTATGACGGAAATGGCGTAAAAGTTATTCGTCAGATTTCTGATTTGGATACTTTGCCAAATGTTGAATGTATTGCAGAAACAATGATTCCGTTCAAGAATGAATTGGCTGTTATTGTCTGCAGAAATCCATCAGGAGAAATTAAAACATATCCGGTTGTCGAAATGGAGTTTCACCCCGAAGCCAATCAAGTAGAATATGTAATTTGTCCTGCAAGAATTGATGATAAAGTTGCCGAAAAAGCCAGAGCAATTGCCTTGAATGTTTCCGAGAAATTTAATCACGTCGGTCTTTTAGCAGTTGAAATGTTTCAAACCAATGACGATGAAATCTTGGTAAACGAAGTGGCTCCTCGCCCACACAATTCAGGACATTATTCTATCGAAGCAAGTTATACTTCACAATTCGAAAATCATTTACGCGCGATTCTAGATCTTCCGTTAGGAAATACAGATAGTAAAGTTGCCGGAATTATGGTTAATTTAGTAGGTGCCGAAGGTTTTTCAGGAGATGTAGTTTATCAAAACATTGAAACCATTTTAGGCTGGAATGGCGTTACACCACATATTTATGGTAAAAAACAAACACGTCCTTTCAGAAAAATGGGTCACGTTACAATCGTAAATGAAAATATGGCAGAAGCCAGAAGAATTGCTGAAGATGTAAAGAATACGATTAGAGTTATTAGTAATTAG
- the purE gene encoding 5-(carboxyamino)imidazole ribonucleotide mutase has translation MSKVAIIMGSISDMPVMQDAIDILKQFNIETEVDIVSAHRTPEKLFDFSKNAHTRGISVIIAGAGGAAHLPGMVASMSPLPVIGVPVKSSNSIDGWDSVLSILQMPGGVPVATVALNGAKNAGILAAQIIGSHDKKVLDTIISYKEELKAAVNKAAEGLKK, from the coding sequence ATGAGCAAAGTAGCCATTATAATGGGAAGTATCTCTGACATGCCAGTCATGCAGGATGCCATCGACATATTAAAACAATTTAATATTGAAACTGAAGTAGATATCGTTTCGGCACACAGAACGCCGGAAAAATTATTCGATTTCAGTAAAAATGCACATACTCGTGGTATTTCGGTAATTATTGCCGGAGCAGGCGGTGCGGCGCATTTACCGGGAATGGTTGCTTCAATGTCACCACTTCCTGTAATTGGAGTTCCAGTAAAATCAAGCAATTCTATTGATGGTTGGGACTCTGTATTATCGATTCTTCAAATGCCTGGCGGAGTTCCTGTTGCGACTGTTGCTTTAAACGGAGCAAAAAATGCCGGAATTCTAGCCGCACAAATCATCGGAAGTCACGATAAAAAAGTGCTGGATACTATTATTTCTTATAAAGAAGAATTAAAAGCTGCGGTTAATAAAGCTGCCGAAGGTTTGAAAAAGTAA